GAGGATCATGTCACCGACATATATGAGGACAGCAAGAAATACACCGTCTTGAGAGAAGGTGAATAGAGAGTGGTCTGCCTCTGACTGCCGAAAACCGTAGTGGATGAGGGCCGTGGCAAATTTAAAGTACCAATTGCGGGAGGCTTGACGAAGGCCATATAAAGATTTCCTCAACCGGCAAACGGAGCCAGCAGTGTTTGAGCGAAAACCGGGAGGAAGGGACATGTAAACTTCTTCATCTAAGTCCCCGTGGAGAAAAGCATTGTTGACATCAAGTTGATGCATTTCCCATCCCTTAGCAACAGCAATGGTCAGCAAACAACGGACCGTTACTAGTTTGGCCACTGGAGCAAAAGTCTCATGGAAATCAATCCCTTCAATCTGGGAGAATCCTTTTGCCACGAGTCGAGCCTTATAATGCTCTATAGTACCATCCGCCCgtcttttaattttgaaaacccaTTTACAACCGATAGGTTTCTTACCAGGTGGAAGTGATTGTATGGCCCAAGTGCCATTATCCTCAAGAGCACGAATTTATTCCGCCATAGCAAGACGCCATCGTGGATCTTTAGTGGCTGCGGAGTAAGTCTTTAGCTCTGCGTCGGAATCAATGGCGGCAAGAAACGACAATTGTGTCGCATCGATATCCGAATAAGTAAGATATTGTTCAAGAGGATGAGATGTACCTGAAGAGTGTGATGGAGTGGATAATTTGGTGAAGGGGGGAGAGTCAGAACAACGAGCAGTATGAAAGACAAAATCATTGAGCCAAGCCGATGTCCGAATAGTTCGTGGAGCCTTAGAACGAGCAATGCTCTGTGCTGGTAGCTTAGAAGAATTAGTCGGGGCAAAAATAGTTGATCGGCCGGGCAGAAAAATAGCCGGATCGGAAGAAGGCGGGACGAGCTCAGCAGAAGAAGCAGACTGGGCCGGCACAGGCCCAGTTGAGGCCGGGTTGGACGAAGCAACAGAGGAATCGGGCGGAGCGGATGGACCGAGCGGACTGGACGCAATTAAAGGCAATTGGGCCGAACGAGGCCCTGTTTCGGTCTGGACTGGAAGTGCGACTGGACTGGATTCCAAACGAGGCCCAGTTTCGAACTAGGCTGGCAGTGTAGCCGGACCTGATTCCATGATTTGGGTCGGAACTGAGTCAAATGGGCTGAATTGCTCCCCCTGAGCTGCCGGGCCCGAAGTATccaggaaaagaaaaccagtATTATTTGAGTTCGTGGGCTTGTCCTCGCTGAACGGAAATTCAGTCTCATAGAAGCGCACATCCCTTGAGACAAAAACTTTACGATTCTCCAAATCATAAATGCGCCAGCCTTTCTTCCCAAAAGGATATCCAATAAGACACATTTTCTGGAACGTGGTCCAAATTTATCCTTGAAACGAGGACTATAATGTGCATAACAAAGACAACCAAGAATGCGAATGTGCTCATAATCCGGTTTCTTATGAAAGAGTAGCTCAAATGGTGTCTTGCCTGATAAGATGCTCGAAGGCGTGAGATTAATGAGGTGGGCTACGGCAGAGATACACTCCCCCCAAAAATCAATGGGAAGAGAGGCTTGGAACATTAAAGCCCGAGCTACATTAAGAATGTGACGGTGCTTGCGTTCGACTCGCCCGTTCTGTTGAGGCGTATCTATGCATGAAGTTTGATGAATGATCCCATTGTCGAAAAAATAATCCTGAAGGACTCGGCTCATGAATTCCGATCCATTGTCACTTCACACCGTTttctgttgggaattggtgtatgccctagatgcaatctatcatcagttctgtaatatgacatgtatttcattatattacgaggcatatctgttattgtgtagattgcgctaaatatgattttacacaataatgtccttggaatagtaggttcaataggcatcaagtgtgacttgattgtgagatcctataattactgaaaattattcctaaatgtccatagtcaaagtattatcgttaattaggacaacgataatacggttagactagtgtaagtgttgattgatgaccaaatctcataggtcatggatatggagatatcaaatcacaccacatgtatacattaagagtaatgtgtataggactgatccgccatgagattgctacatgggttgttacgtgactgtcattagcatatctcaaagtgactatagtgtaatggtcctttgacttgaggtcaccatagattcctacatgtaatgtcatatactttgatactgtcaaacgccactgtaacaggatggttataaagacagttattgggtataccacagagcatggagaggaatgtgagtgatcaagatagaatttgtccctcctacgaaacgggagcgatatctcacggccacttggtggttaagtctaaaagtgtatgcatacccaaatgagtcgatatagcgatatcgagctcatttgttctgatagacttacccagtaaaccaagaaagagagatattgagccatacaaggatgtcatcgaccatgccttgggctcaatagagatatagaggacaatggattatattacacggtaatgtaggtcacgaggttcgtcgagaaattgactttccgattacttgagtaacagtgatgcattgctagatgccgctcactgtttgtaatattaaaatagagattttgatattactatcaacgtaattgggaacctacagggtcacacactacgactaaattgacgagatattttgaaacaaataaaatcgtctaatagagattagatgatttaaggtgcgaccgattaatcagatatttaatgagattaaatatgccgattaattagactcgatttattaacTTCAATagccaaataataataataataataatatacataaatatatatatatgcttgtaTGTGTCTGTGCACgcatgcaaatatatatatatatatgcacatgtaTATGGctatatgtgtgtatgtatataagatGCTATTTGGGacatttaattgatttgtcccacatcggtcaGGGAGTTGAAATTCTCCCCTCCAagccattatatatatggctGTGTATTGAGATGCAAAAGTATAAGATGATATGcacgtatatatatgatatacatgtatgtatataaatgggattattgagttgaattgttcaactcattagGACCAATTAAGTTCAataatttcgggtgtcgcatcagtatttctttcgagtgttggtcgctagcaccgccgatctcgaagactcgtcgacaaagtcggtgtggataccggtagaggcgtcacgcgtgggacgcttggtcgacagttttaaaattccaggtacgcttttatttactcttattcttctagtaggtcttggaattagtttcacgggtaggaaattttgaatttctgttcctttttcgcttccgttggccccgtggaactagcattTTCACCGTTCGATCAAATTGATTCCTAACCAACTTGCAGAAATTGATCAAGAAACCTTGTGCCTCTGACTTATCCCTCAAAAGATAAACCCACACACCACGGCTAAAATCATCCACAATCGACAAGAAATAACGCGCATCAGTAATGGAAGAGACCTTATAAGGTCCCCATATATCACAATGTACcaattgaaatggaaaagaggCTTTATTTGAGCTTATTGGAAAACTGGAGCGTGTCTGTTTTGCCCGACAACATATGTCACAAGGCTTATGATTGTCTGAATGATGCATAAAGATAGAATAATTCTTAAACTGAACCCGGTAAGACGGATGTCCCAAACACTTGTGCCAAATATCTTTTGTATCTGCTTTCATTGCCTGTGTTCTCTGAGATGATGGAGACACTCGTCGTAGAAGCCAGACCCCCCCGTGAAGTTCACTCACTCCAATCATACTCCCCGAGGTGCGGTCCTGAATGAAACATAGGCCAAAGATGTAGTGTACACTACAATTGAGTTCTCGAGATAATTGGGCCACAGACaataaattgcaattaaaatcCAGCACGTAGAGAACATTGTGTAGAACCAAATTAGTCCCAAAAGAGACTTTTCCAATAAAAGTGGCTCTCGTTGTACCATTCGGGACATGAATAATTGGACCATCATGAATAGGAATAATATCAAAAAGGTTATCCAAACTGCCAGTCATATGTCGCGAAGCTCCTGAATCAATGATCCAATCAATTTTTGAAGTAATTGGCACAAAATTCTCACCACTTAGCCGATTTATCTCACCGTCATCACGTGAGACCATCGACAGGAGTTGTTGTAATTGACCCTCCGAGAGATGGGCTAATTTGCTGAGGTCTACCAATTGATCGCCATGGGCCTGGGCCTGGGCCTGGGCCTGGGCCGCCATATGTCCTGCCGAACCGGATGGAAAAGAGAGTTGGGCTGCTTGATTGGGCCGCCACTGCCTACGAGACGTTTGGGCCGGACGCGCCTGAGGAGACCCGCCCATATGAAAGTTACCGGATTGCCCCGAATTGGAGGATCCGAACCCGTACCCTGCATTACCTTTCTGCGCAGGAACAGAGGAGGATGAACCTCCTGTTTTACCTTCATACCGAGACTGACCCGACGAAAATCCCTTCGAGCTTCGTTGATTCGACTGATCGGAGTGCGGATATCCATGAAGCTGGTAGCATGTCGCTCGATGATGCCCATTCCTTCCACAGAAATCACAAAAAGGTCTTCCCCGAGGCTTGAAATCGCATCTGTTAGAGCCGACGAAATTAGGGTTTGTACCCCCAAATTCATTCGCGATTTTGGCCATGAAACCGAGTGCTTCTGAGCTGGAGTCCCTGTTTTGAGTGATTAATCGTTGCGTCTCGTCGTGTGCGGCCATGGAGTGCGCTCGATTGACGGTCGGGAGGGGATCTATACTCAGAATTTGGGATCGAATCTAGAGAAATCGGGATTAAGCCCGATGAGGAATTGGTGAACCCTCTCCTTCTCCTTATGGGCAGCGAGCTAAGCCCCAGCATCACAGCTGCACACTGGTAAGTTGAGGTATAAATCTAATTCGTCCCAAAGAGATTTCAACTTCGAATAGTACTCAGAAACCGATTTCTTTTCTTGTCTGAGCAAGCATATTTCGGTCTTGAGCTGATGGATTCTTGTTTCGTTTCCTTGCGAGAAACGCTCCTTGAGGTCATCCCACAATACTATAACATTCTTTGCCCCGGCTACAGAGCTCTGCAAATCTTCATCCAAATGGTTAAAAATTCAAGAGACAAGCATAGAATTGCACGTTATCCATTGTTCATGGTGAGGTTCTCCCTCTGCTGGCTGCTTTACTTTCCCTTCGATGAATCCAAGCTTATTTTTAGCCTGGAGTGCAGTCTGCATTGCCTGTGACCACATGTTGTAATTTCTGCCATTAAGCTTGCAGGAAATTAACTGAGTTCCGGGTCCATCCGAGGAAGAGAAGAGATACGCCGGAGGTATGACATTACTGCTTTCTGTCCCTTTCGACATTTTGATAGattaagagaagaaaagacTGACTGATGACGCTCAGTTCTTAAACTGGCAGGATAGAAGCTCGACTTAGAATCTGGTCGGCAAATTGAAGCTTGACTGATTCCCTTACGATCAActctctgataccatgtaaagaAGATAGGAATTGGGCTGAAAAGCTTGCTATTGTCATTCAATTGATCGGTATGTATACAACTCAGACCTAatcaataaaaggaaaataagaaCTATGACTAAAATAGGCTATGCTAAATATGTACAAAAATCTGTAGGAAAAACTTTCCATAATAGTCTCATTCTTAATACACACTAATTAAAGAAAGGGTTAATTTACAATAATGACAACTTTACTCTCATTTTTACAGATAAAAAATGAAgcttattaaaaattgaaatgtgTATTTTCAAAATAGTTTTATTAATAGCCACTTTTTAGTTTTCGTAAAGTTtttcttaagaaaaatatatttttataaaatttaacaaattcaaaaatacaaattgagaaaattacaCGGGGGGGAGATGATCGAAGAGGGAGCTGGGACAGCATTGGGGACGTTCGACGTCAGCCATCACCATCTGAATTTATCGATTTGTCCTAAGAGAGAGATGAAGGACAAAGTTCTAGTGATATGGGGGCCTGATACCAGCCATCACAACCCCAATATGGTTGCGGGCAATTCTTAGCTGCATTACTACTCTTTTACCTCTCCCTTCATTAATTtgtgtatttttctttttattatagtATTAGTTCTCgaatattatttcattttaattttttttgaaattattacaaaaaatCAGAAACTAgactaaaaaggaaaaacttaATGGAAAATGCACAGTTGTTATAAACAAAACTATTTTGAAAGATtcattactttatttttaataagattctttatttttttatatttagaaaagagagtaaagttgagatttttctaaaaattaatcTTGGTATATCAAACTACCATAGGAAAAAAACGtggtttgatttaagccgttAGGCGTTTGTTTCCATTAAGTAAAGTTTTGCgttcgagtcttgtaaatagaaaaaatttatgatgtgagagttttacccatTAGTTGGCCAACTAGGctcaactgaattagtcgggtcCGTTGACTTCTAGATACCATGGTGCACATCGAAAAtaactaatataaaaaaaataaagcaaaGAGGTGGAATGCATGCACTTTTAtgattaataaataaacaaaagagtgttacccaaaaaaaaagagaaaaacaaatGATGGAACCATAAAGAAGTATGAGAGTGAATTCTTAAGGGAAAATGGGTTTTAAAGAAGATATATAAGGAGAaatttattacaaaattaatacTAAATCTAgtctattaaattttattacgGATTtgaagaatgaaaattttgaatgtaaaaaaaaaagaacataaatAACATTTGAAGCAAATGAAATCAATGAAATACTTTGCCTTTTTTAGTTACCTCTAAGGTTTCTTGAGTTAAACTCTGTTATGATACTTTTTCAAATCGTTCAAGTAATTCAACTATACGAGATTCATCACATTAATAAGAATTATTTTCTAGTATCTCCGGCGAGATTTGAACCCAATAATCTTTTCTTTACTACTTATAAAAAGTATGACTCTTGtcagttaaaaaataaaaattaagggGGTCATTGACTCATCATAATATGTAAATTCCCCTGGAAGAATCAAGAAAATGCATTATTGCCCCGTCAGCCTGGAACCGGAAGTAGAAGAAGGAGACAACGCCAGGGGCATTTCCgtaataacaaaatatttataccTCAGAAGATTCGAATATTGACAGTACAGACAAAACATAACAGCCACACGGTCACACCAGCCCGCCCCGCCGGCTATATAAACCACGCGACCCCCTGCGTGAGAAGGAGCTCGTCCCGTGCTTCATTCGTCgccgcctcctcctccgccgtGAGCCCATGGACCCGGGGGCACCGCCGACGCCGTCCCAACAAGCAGCCGCCCCCCCGGCCGCATCCCCGACGACCCTTCTGGGCAGGTACCAGCTAGGACGGGTGTTGGGCCGGGGCAGCTTCGCCAAGGTCTACCAGGCGTGCTCCGTCGCCGACAGCTCCCCCGTCGCGATCAAGATCATCGACAAGAAGAGCAAGTCCCTCAACGCCGTCACGGAGGCGCAGGTGCTGAGGGAGGTCTCCGCCATGCGCCTACTCCAGTCCCACCCCAACATCCTCAAGATCCACGAGGTCATGGCCACCCGCTCCAAGATCTACCTCGTCATGGAGCTCGCCCCCGGCGGCGAGCTCTTCTCCAAGCTCACCCGCCGCGGCAGGTTCGTCCCCACCCCGGATTCCCGATTCAGTCCCCCAATTTACCCCTTTGAGCTTTCAGTTCTCTTGCGATCGAGCGAAATGGAAATCCTGATTTGAATTCGTTTTCCTTGGACTGAAGGTTCACCGAGCCCGCCACGCGCCGCCTGTTCCGGCAGCTCATCTCGGCCCTCATCTTCTGCCACGAGAACGGCGTGGCCCACCGCGACATCAAGCCCCAGAACCTGCTCCTCGACGGGGAGGGTAACCTCAAAGTCTCCGACTTCGGCCTGTCTGCCCTCCCCGAGCAGGTACGCGGTGATGGCCTCCTCCACACCGCCTGTGGGACGCCTGCCTTCACCGCCCCTGAGGTCGTGGCCCGGCGCGGCTACAGTGGCCCCAAGGCTGACGCCTGGTCGTGCGGAGTCAT
The sequence above is drawn from the Punica granatum isolate Tunisia-2019 chromosome 5, ASM765513v2, whole genome shotgun sequence genome and encodes:
- the LOC116207319 gene encoding CBL-interacting serine/threonine-protein kinase 4-like, coding for MDPGAPPTPSQQAAAPPAASPTTLLGRYQLGRVLGRGSFAKVYQACSVADSSPVAIKIIDKKSKSLNAVTEAQVLREVSAMRLLQSHPNILKIHEVMATRSKIYLVMELAPGGELFSKLTRRGRFTEPATRRLFRQLISALIFCHENGVAHRDIKPQNLLLDGEGNLKVSDFGLSALPEQVRGDGLLHTACGTPAFTAPEVVARRGYSGPKADAWSCGVILYMLLCGSLPFDDNNLVSMYKKIARRDYQFPNWVSKPARYVINQLLHPNPTSRMSLEALLETAWFKKSSVLSKSQSDGSLYEMAALSKDYDFGSVSSVNAFDIISLSAGLNLSGLFETSNKQSKRFTSTAPFEDIRDTVREVGGRLGYAVEKMKGGSLVLRKGGSVLIVEVWEIAQSLMLVEVKVGDGGADFGEHHWGEWRAGLEELVLSWQTDDV